In Sphaeramia orbicularis chromosome 14, fSphaOr1.1, whole genome shotgun sequence, the following are encoded in one genomic region:
- the npas2 gene encoding neuronal PAS domain-containing protein 2 isoform X5 → MVDQNILNFLPEREHGEVYKLLSSHMLMTDPIAADFLDSEAHIEFCCHLARGNIDPKEPPVYEYVKFVGDFKFHNNVPTSSCNGLELTLPRTLQSTLEEQVCLIATVRLVTPQFLKDLCNVEDSCDEFTSRHSLEWKFLFLDHRASPIIGYLPFEVLGTSGYDYYHVDDLELIAQCHKQLMQFGKGKSCYYRFLTKGQQWIWLQTHYYITYHQWNSKPEFIVCTHTVVSYAEVRAERRRAFGLEELSPPENAPSSVKAQELYLDICSTLEPPRDRNSGARSVSSHSSRKSSHTALSDSASANSYTEACTPSWQSTSIGAEKTAARPQPSSSKNLVQRQNSFDLVTQLSVPLSPTCSKHSVMQTQQQQRSPMYQLPQSQIGVMNQLKEQLEERTRILQADIKTQQQELHDIKEKLHLANLQMLLQQPIHNDFGQDQPPLQQQGPGRPTQRSQSGVIRQLPGHPKPPACGAHGSSPHSLMRENSSPSTQVQQRIPQTGPVQSVSLPMQTNTSLTMPLYSNPMMFSQTNTRPLQDANQRHTDNEYTQDGQLRMLLNQPMQTLVPTSSVTSQPSQCNMGISQTIYTLEQQIIAPPFSMQQVNCNAVLVPSPVFTSPVMIPHNSFITHQSQSSFHTQPQASQHSLQLQQPQQFFQMPQGLGSTPAFLHTTNVPQQSTVGYIQQQPQPPQQLPQAQQQQRQYQHSQNQTGSVSDFRNLLTR, encoded by the exons ATGGTGGACCAAAATATCTTGAACTTCCTCCCGGAGCGTGAACATGGGGAGGTGTATAAGCTGCTATCGTCCCATATGCTGATGACTGACCCCATTGCTGCTGACTTCCTTGACA gtgAGGCACATATTGAATTTTGCTGTCACCTAGCCAGAGGTAACATTGACCCAAAGGAGCCGCCTGTGTATGAGTATGTCAAGTTTGTTGGAGATTTCAAGTTTCATAACAATG TGCCTACATCTTCTTGTAACGGGCTAGAGCTGACGTTACCAAGAACCCTGCAGTCGACGTTGGAGGAGCAGGTCTGCCTCATTGCCACTGTACGATTAGTCACTCCACAGTTTTTAAAG GATTTGTGTAATGTGGAAGATTCATGTGATGAATTCACATCTCGACACAGCCTTGAATGGAAGTTCCTGTTTTTAGATCACAG AGCTTCACCAATCATTGGCTATTTACCCTTCGAGGTGCTTGGCACCTCAGGCTATGATTACTATCATGTGGACGACTTGGAGCTTATAGCCCAGTGTCACAAACAAT TGATGCAGTTTGGGAAGGGTAAGTCGTGCTACTATCGCTTTCTGACCAAAGGTCAGCAATGGATTTGGCTGCAGACTCACTACTACATCACATACCACCAGTGGAACTCCAAACCTGAGTTTATCGTCTGTACTCATACTGTTGTCAG TTATGCTGAAGTGCGGGCTGAAAGGAGGAGAGCATTTGGCCTTGAAGAGCTGTCGCCTCCAGAGAACGCTCCATCCTCTGTGAAG GCTCAGGAGCTTTACTTGGACATCTGTTCAACACTGGAGCCTCCACGGGACAGAAACAGTGGCGCACGTTCAGTATCCTCCCACAGCTCCCGGAAGTCCTCCCACACTGCGCTTTCGGACTCTGCAT CAGCTAACTCCTACACAGAGGCCTGCACACCGTCGTGGCAATCCACTTCCATTGGGGCTGAGAAGACGGCAGCCAGACCACAGCCAAGCAGTTCAAAG AATTTGGTACAAAGACAAAATTCCTTTGACCTCGTTACCCAACTGAGCGTCCCTCTTTCTCCTACCTGCAGCAAGCACTCCGTGATG CaaacgcagcagcagcagcggtcaCCCATGTATCAGCTGCCGCAGTCTCAGATCGGTGTAATGAACCAGCTGAAGGAGCAGCTGGAGGAGAGGACGCGCATTCTGCAAGCTGACATTAAGACGCAGCAGCAGGAGCTGCACGACATTAAAGAGAAGCTTCACCTCGCTAATCTTCAG ATGTTGTTACAGCAGCCGATCCACAATGACTTTGGCCAGGACCAGCCGCCGCTGCAGCAGCAGGGCCCGGGCCGGCCCACACAGCGGAGCCAGTCAGGGGTGATCAGGCAGCTCCCAGGCCACCCCAAGCCCCCGGCCTGTGGAGCCCACGGTTCATCTCCTCACTCACTTATGAGAGAAAATAGCTCTCCTTCAACACAG GTCCAGCAGAGAATTCCACAGACTGGGCCGGTCCAGTCGGTCAGTCTGCCAATGCAGACCAACACCAGTCTGACGATGCCCCTCTATAGTAACCCCATGATGTTCTCTCAGACCAATACGAGGCCTCTGCAGGATGCAAACCAAAGACACACGGACAACGAGTACACCCAAGACGGACAACTACG CATGCTACTGAACCAGCCAATGCAGACACTGGTTCCCACGAGCAGCGTCACATCACAGCCTTCCCAGTGCAACATGGGCATCTCCCAAACCAT ATACACCCTGGAGCAGCAGATCATCGCGCCTCCATTCTCCATGCAGCAGGTCAACTGCAACGCCGTCCTCGTGCCCTCGCCGGTCTTCACCTCCCCCGTGATGATCCCTCATAACAGCTTCATCACACACCAGTCCCAGTCATCGTTCCACACTCAGCCTCAGGCCTCCCAGCACTCCCTGCAGCTACAGCAGCCCCAGCAGTTCTTTCAG ATGCCTCAAGGACTCGGATCGACTCCAGCATTCTTACACACCACTAATGTCCCACAGCAAAGCACTGTGGGATACATCCAGCAGCAGCCGCAGCCGCCTCAGCAACTGCCACAAGCACAACAGCAACAAAGGCAATACCAACATTCCCAAAACCAGACTGGCAGTGTTTCAGACTTCCGAAATCTGCTGACCCGGTAG
- the npas2 gene encoding neuronal PAS domain-containing protein 2 isoform X1, with translation MDNLSDFSGPCASTRREWDTNSCVEDLMDEDEKDRAKRASRNKSEKKRRDQFNVLIKELCTMLQGQGHPRKMDKSTILQRTIDFLQKQKDITAQNETCDVRQDWKPSFLSNEEFTQLMLEALDGFLVALTTDGNIIYVSDSVSSLIGHLPSDMVDQNILNFLPEREHGEVYKLLSSHMLMTDPIAADFLDSEAHIEFCCHLARGNIDPKEPPVYEYVKFVGDFKFHNNVPTSSCNGLELTLPRTLQSTLEEQVCLIATVRLVTPQFLKDLCNVEDSCDEFTSRHSLEWKFLFLDHRASPIIGYLPFEVLGTSGYDYYHVDDLELIAQCHKQLMQFGKGKSCYYRFLTKGQQWIWLQTHYYITYHQWNSKPEFIVCTHTVVSYAEVRAERRRAFGLEELSPPENAPSSVKAQELYLDICSTLEPPRDRNSGARSVSSHSSRKSSHTALSDSASANSYTEACTPSWQSTSIGAEKTAARPQPSSSKNLVQRQNSFDLVTQLSVPLSPTCSKHSVMQTQQQQRSPMYQLPQSQIGVMNQLKEQLEERTRILQADIKTQQQELHDIKEKLHLANLQMLLQQPIHNDFGQDQPPLQQQGPGRPTQRSQSGVIRQLPGHPKPPACGAHGSSPHSLMRENSSPSTQVQQRIPQTGPVQSVSLPMQTNTSLTMPLYSNPMMFSQTNTRPLQDANQRHTDNEYTQDGQLRMLLNQPMQTLVPTSSVTSQPSQCNMGISQTIYTLEQQIIAPPFSMQQVNCNAVLVPSPVFTSPVMIPHNSFITHQSQSSFHTQPQASQHSLQLQQPQQFFQMPQGLGSTPAFLHTTNVPQQSTVGYIQQQPQPPQQLPQAQQQQRQYQHSQNQTGSVSDFRNLLTR, from the exons ATGGACAACCTTTCTGACTTCAGCGGCCCCTGTGCATCCACCCGCAGGGAATGGGA CACCAACAGCTGTGTGGAAGATTTAATGGACGAAGATGAGAAAGACAGGGCAAAAAG GGCATCCCGGAACAAAtcggaaaagaaaagaagagaccAATTCAATGTGCTCATCAAGGAACTATGCACCATGCTGCAGGGTCAGGGCCATCCACGCAAGATGGACAAGTCCACCATACTGCAGAGAACAATCGACTTCCTGCAGAAACAGAAAG ACATCACTGCACAGAATGAAACTTGTGATGTAAGACAAGACTGGAAGCCTTCGTTCCTCAGTAATGAGGAATTTACTCAGCTAATGCTGGAG GCCCTGGATGGTTTCTTGGTAGCATTAACTACAGATGGAAACATCATATACGTTTCTGACAGTGTGTCTTCACTTATTGGCCATTTACCC TCAGATATGGTGGACCAAAATATCTTGAACTTCCTCCCGGAGCGTGAACATGGGGAGGTGTATAAGCTGCTATCGTCCCATATGCTGATGACTGACCCCATTGCTGCTGACTTCCTTGACA gtgAGGCACATATTGAATTTTGCTGTCACCTAGCCAGAGGTAACATTGACCCAAAGGAGCCGCCTGTGTATGAGTATGTCAAGTTTGTTGGAGATTTCAAGTTTCATAACAATG TGCCTACATCTTCTTGTAACGGGCTAGAGCTGACGTTACCAAGAACCCTGCAGTCGACGTTGGAGGAGCAGGTCTGCCTCATTGCCACTGTACGATTAGTCACTCCACAGTTTTTAAAG GATTTGTGTAATGTGGAAGATTCATGTGATGAATTCACATCTCGACACAGCCTTGAATGGAAGTTCCTGTTTTTAGATCACAG AGCTTCACCAATCATTGGCTATTTACCCTTCGAGGTGCTTGGCACCTCAGGCTATGATTACTATCATGTGGACGACTTGGAGCTTATAGCCCAGTGTCACAAACAAT TGATGCAGTTTGGGAAGGGTAAGTCGTGCTACTATCGCTTTCTGACCAAAGGTCAGCAATGGATTTGGCTGCAGACTCACTACTACATCACATACCACCAGTGGAACTCCAAACCTGAGTTTATCGTCTGTACTCATACTGTTGTCAG TTATGCTGAAGTGCGGGCTGAAAGGAGGAGAGCATTTGGCCTTGAAGAGCTGTCGCCTCCAGAGAACGCTCCATCCTCTGTGAAG GCTCAGGAGCTTTACTTGGACATCTGTTCAACACTGGAGCCTCCACGGGACAGAAACAGTGGCGCACGTTCAGTATCCTCCCACAGCTCCCGGAAGTCCTCCCACACTGCGCTTTCGGACTCTGCAT CAGCTAACTCCTACACAGAGGCCTGCACACCGTCGTGGCAATCCACTTCCATTGGGGCTGAGAAGACGGCAGCCAGACCACAGCCAAGCAGTTCAAAG AATTTGGTACAAAGACAAAATTCCTTTGACCTCGTTACCCAACTGAGCGTCCCTCTTTCTCCTACCTGCAGCAAGCACTCCGTGATG CaaacgcagcagcagcagcggtcaCCCATGTATCAGCTGCCGCAGTCTCAGATCGGTGTAATGAACCAGCTGAAGGAGCAGCTGGAGGAGAGGACGCGCATTCTGCAAGCTGACATTAAGACGCAGCAGCAGGAGCTGCACGACATTAAAGAGAAGCTTCACCTCGCTAATCTTCAG ATGTTGTTACAGCAGCCGATCCACAATGACTTTGGCCAGGACCAGCCGCCGCTGCAGCAGCAGGGCCCGGGCCGGCCCACACAGCGGAGCCAGTCAGGGGTGATCAGGCAGCTCCCAGGCCACCCCAAGCCCCCGGCCTGTGGAGCCCACGGTTCATCTCCTCACTCACTTATGAGAGAAAATAGCTCTCCTTCAACACAG GTCCAGCAGAGAATTCCACAGACTGGGCCGGTCCAGTCGGTCAGTCTGCCAATGCAGACCAACACCAGTCTGACGATGCCCCTCTATAGTAACCCCATGATGTTCTCTCAGACCAATACGAGGCCTCTGCAGGATGCAAACCAAAGACACACGGACAACGAGTACACCCAAGACGGACAACTACG CATGCTACTGAACCAGCCAATGCAGACACTGGTTCCCACGAGCAGCGTCACATCACAGCCTTCCCAGTGCAACATGGGCATCTCCCAAACCAT ATACACCCTGGAGCAGCAGATCATCGCGCCTCCATTCTCCATGCAGCAGGTCAACTGCAACGCCGTCCTCGTGCCCTCGCCGGTCTTCACCTCCCCCGTGATGATCCCTCATAACAGCTTCATCACACACCAGTCCCAGTCATCGTTCCACACTCAGCCTCAGGCCTCCCAGCACTCCCTGCAGCTACAGCAGCCCCAGCAGTTCTTTCAG ATGCCTCAAGGACTCGGATCGACTCCAGCATTCTTACACACCACTAATGTCCCACAGCAAAGCACTGTGGGATACATCCAGCAGCAGCCGCAGCCGCCTCAGCAACTGCCACAAGCACAACAGCAACAAAGGCAATACCAACATTCCCAAAACCAGACTGGCAGTGTTTCAGACTTCCGAAATCTGCTGACCCGGTAG
- the npas2 gene encoding neuronal PAS domain-containing protein 2 isoform X2 → MDNLSDFSGPCASTRREWDTNSCVEDLMDEDEKDRAKRASRNKSEKKRRDQFNVLIKELCTMLQGQGHPRKMDKSTILQRTIDFLQKQKDITAQNETCDVRQDWKPSFLSNEEFTQLMLEALDGFLVALTTDGNIIYVSDSVSSLIGHLPSDMVDQNILNFLPEREHGEVYKLLSSHMLMTDPIAADFLDSEAHIEFCCHLARGNIDPKEPPVYEYVKFVGDFKFHNNVPTSSCNGLELTLPRTLQSTLEEQVCLIATVRLVTPQFLKDLCNVEDSCDEFTSRHSLEWKFLFLDHRASPIIGYLPFEVLGTSGYDYYHVDDLELIAQCHKQLMQFGKGKSCYYRFLTKGQQWIWLQTHYYITYHQWNSKPEFIVCTHTVVSYAEVRAERRRAFGLEELSPPENAPSSVKAQELYLDICSTLEPPRDRNSGARSVSSHSSRKSSHTALSDSASNSYTEACTPSWQSTSIGAEKTAARPQPSSSKNLVQRQNSFDLVTQLSVPLSPTCSKHSVMQTQQQQRSPMYQLPQSQIGVMNQLKEQLEERTRILQADIKTQQQELHDIKEKLHLANLQMLLQQPIHNDFGQDQPPLQQQGPGRPTQRSQSGVIRQLPGHPKPPACGAHGSSPHSLMRENSSPSTQVQQRIPQTGPVQSVSLPMQTNTSLTMPLYSNPMMFSQTNTRPLQDANQRHTDNEYTQDGQLRMLLNQPMQTLVPTSSVTSQPSQCNMGISQTIYTLEQQIIAPPFSMQQVNCNAVLVPSPVFTSPVMIPHNSFITHQSQSSFHTQPQASQHSLQLQQPQQFFQMPQGLGSTPAFLHTTNVPQQSTVGYIQQQPQPPQQLPQAQQQQRQYQHSQNQTGSVSDFRNLLTR, encoded by the exons ATGGACAACCTTTCTGACTTCAGCGGCCCCTGTGCATCCACCCGCAGGGAATGGGA CACCAACAGCTGTGTGGAAGATTTAATGGACGAAGATGAGAAAGACAGGGCAAAAAG GGCATCCCGGAACAAAtcggaaaagaaaagaagagaccAATTCAATGTGCTCATCAAGGAACTATGCACCATGCTGCAGGGTCAGGGCCATCCACGCAAGATGGACAAGTCCACCATACTGCAGAGAACAATCGACTTCCTGCAGAAACAGAAAG ACATCACTGCACAGAATGAAACTTGTGATGTAAGACAAGACTGGAAGCCTTCGTTCCTCAGTAATGAGGAATTTACTCAGCTAATGCTGGAG GCCCTGGATGGTTTCTTGGTAGCATTAACTACAGATGGAAACATCATATACGTTTCTGACAGTGTGTCTTCACTTATTGGCCATTTACCC TCAGATATGGTGGACCAAAATATCTTGAACTTCCTCCCGGAGCGTGAACATGGGGAGGTGTATAAGCTGCTATCGTCCCATATGCTGATGACTGACCCCATTGCTGCTGACTTCCTTGACA gtgAGGCACATATTGAATTTTGCTGTCACCTAGCCAGAGGTAACATTGACCCAAAGGAGCCGCCTGTGTATGAGTATGTCAAGTTTGTTGGAGATTTCAAGTTTCATAACAATG TGCCTACATCTTCTTGTAACGGGCTAGAGCTGACGTTACCAAGAACCCTGCAGTCGACGTTGGAGGAGCAGGTCTGCCTCATTGCCACTGTACGATTAGTCACTCCACAGTTTTTAAAG GATTTGTGTAATGTGGAAGATTCATGTGATGAATTCACATCTCGACACAGCCTTGAATGGAAGTTCCTGTTTTTAGATCACAG AGCTTCACCAATCATTGGCTATTTACCCTTCGAGGTGCTTGGCACCTCAGGCTATGATTACTATCATGTGGACGACTTGGAGCTTATAGCCCAGTGTCACAAACAAT TGATGCAGTTTGGGAAGGGTAAGTCGTGCTACTATCGCTTTCTGACCAAAGGTCAGCAATGGATTTGGCTGCAGACTCACTACTACATCACATACCACCAGTGGAACTCCAAACCTGAGTTTATCGTCTGTACTCATACTGTTGTCAG TTATGCTGAAGTGCGGGCTGAAAGGAGGAGAGCATTTGGCCTTGAAGAGCTGTCGCCTCCAGAGAACGCTCCATCCTCTGTGAAG GCTCAGGAGCTTTACTTGGACATCTGTTCAACACTGGAGCCTCCACGGGACAGAAACAGTGGCGCACGTTCAGTATCCTCCCACAGCTCCCGGAAGTCCTCCCACACTGCGCTTTCGGACTCTGCAT CTAACTCCTACACAGAGGCCTGCACACCGTCGTGGCAATCCACTTCCATTGGGGCTGAGAAGACGGCAGCCAGACCACAGCCAAGCAGTTCAAAG AATTTGGTACAAAGACAAAATTCCTTTGACCTCGTTACCCAACTGAGCGTCCCTCTTTCTCCTACCTGCAGCAAGCACTCCGTGATG CaaacgcagcagcagcagcggtcaCCCATGTATCAGCTGCCGCAGTCTCAGATCGGTGTAATGAACCAGCTGAAGGAGCAGCTGGAGGAGAGGACGCGCATTCTGCAAGCTGACATTAAGACGCAGCAGCAGGAGCTGCACGACATTAAAGAGAAGCTTCACCTCGCTAATCTTCAG ATGTTGTTACAGCAGCCGATCCACAATGACTTTGGCCAGGACCAGCCGCCGCTGCAGCAGCAGGGCCCGGGCCGGCCCACACAGCGGAGCCAGTCAGGGGTGATCAGGCAGCTCCCAGGCCACCCCAAGCCCCCGGCCTGTGGAGCCCACGGTTCATCTCCTCACTCACTTATGAGAGAAAATAGCTCTCCTTCAACACAG GTCCAGCAGAGAATTCCACAGACTGGGCCGGTCCAGTCGGTCAGTCTGCCAATGCAGACCAACACCAGTCTGACGATGCCCCTCTATAGTAACCCCATGATGTTCTCTCAGACCAATACGAGGCCTCTGCAGGATGCAAACCAAAGACACACGGACAACGAGTACACCCAAGACGGACAACTACG CATGCTACTGAACCAGCCAATGCAGACACTGGTTCCCACGAGCAGCGTCACATCACAGCCTTCCCAGTGCAACATGGGCATCTCCCAAACCAT ATACACCCTGGAGCAGCAGATCATCGCGCCTCCATTCTCCATGCAGCAGGTCAACTGCAACGCCGTCCTCGTGCCCTCGCCGGTCTTCACCTCCCCCGTGATGATCCCTCATAACAGCTTCATCACACACCAGTCCCAGTCATCGTTCCACACTCAGCCTCAGGCCTCCCAGCACTCCCTGCAGCTACAGCAGCCCCAGCAGTTCTTTCAG ATGCCTCAAGGACTCGGATCGACTCCAGCATTCTTACACACCACTAATGTCCCACAGCAAAGCACTGTGGGATACATCCAGCAGCAGCCGCAGCCGCCTCAGCAACTGCCACAAGCACAACAGCAACAAAGGCAATACCAACATTCCCAAAACCAGACTGGCAGTGTTTCAGACTTCCGAAATCTGCTGACCCGGTAG
- the npas2 gene encoding neuronal PAS domain-containing protein 2 isoform X4, which produces MDNLSDFSGPCASTRREWDTNSCVEDLMDEDEKDRAKRASRNKSEKKRRDQFNVLIKELCTMLQGQGHPRKMDKSTILQRTIDFLQKQKDITAQNETCDVRQDWKPSFLSNEEFTQLMLEALDGFLVALTTDGNIIYVSDSVSSLIGHLPSDMVDQNILNFLPEREHGEVYKLLSSHMLMTDPIAADFLDSEAHIEFCCHLARGNIDPKEPPVYEYVKFVGDFKFHNNVPTSSCNGLELTLPRTLQSTLEEQVCLIATVRLVTPQFLKDLCNVEDSCDEFTSRHSLEWKFLFLDHRASPIIGYLPFEVLGTSGYDYYHVDDLELIAQCHKQLMQFGKGKSCYYRFLTKGQQWIWLQTHYYITYHQWNSKPEFIVCTHTVVSYAEVRAERRRAFGLEELSPPENAPSSVKAQELYLDICSTLEPPRDRNSGARSVSSHSSRKSSHTALSDSASNSYTEACTPSWQSTSIGAEKTAARPQPSSSKQTQQQQRSPMYQLPQSQIGVMNQLKEQLEERTRILQADIKTQQQELHDIKEKLHLANLQMLLQQPIHNDFGQDQPPLQQQGPGRPTQRSQSGVIRQLPGHPKPPACGAHGSSPHSLMRENSSPSTQVQQRIPQTGPVQSVSLPMQTNTSLTMPLYSNPMMFSQTNTRPLQDANQRHTDNEYTQDGQLRMLLNQPMQTLVPTSSVTSQPSQCNMGISQTIYTLEQQIIAPPFSMQQVNCNAVLVPSPVFTSPVMIPHNSFITHQSQSSFHTQPQASQHSLQLQQPQQFFQMPQGLGSTPAFLHTTNVPQQSTVGYIQQQPQPPQQLPQAQQQQRQYQHSQNQTGSVSDFRNLLTR; this is translated from the exons ATGGACAACCTTTCTGACTTCAGCGGCCCCTGTGCATCCACCCGCAGGGAATGGGA CACCAACAGCTGTGTGGAAGATTTAATGGACGAAGATGAGAAAGACAGGGCAAAAAG GGCATCCCGGAACAAAtcggaaaagaaaagaagagaccAATTCAATGTGCTCATCAAGGAACTATGCACCATGCTGCAGGGTCAGGGCCATCCACGCAAGATGGACAAGTCCACCATACTGCAGAGAACAATCGACTTCCTGCAGAAACAGAAAG ACATCACTGCACAGAATGAAACTTGTGATGTAAGACAAGACTGGAAGCCTTCGTTCCTCAGTAATGAGGAATTTACTCAGCTAATGCTGGAG GCCCTGGATGGTTTCTTGGTAGCATTAACTACAGATGGAAACATCATATACGTTTCTGACAGTGTGTCTTCACTTATTGGCCATTTACCC TCAGATATGGTGGACCAAAATATCTTGAACTTCCTCCCGGAGCGTGAACATGGGGAGGTGTATAAGCTGCTATCGTCCCATATGCTGATGACTGACCCCATTGCTGCTGACTTCCTTGACA gtgAGGCACATATTGAATTTTGCTGTCACCTAGCCAGAGGTAACATTGACCCAAAGGAGCCGCCTGTGTATGAGTATGTCAAGTTTGTTGGAGATTTCAAGTTTCATAACAATG TGCCTACATCTTCTTGTAACGGGCTAGAGCTGACGTTACCAAGAACCCTGCAGTCGACGTTGGAGGAGCAGGTCTGCCTCATTGCCACTGTACGATTAGTCACTCCACAGTTTTTAAAG GATTTGTGTAATGTGGAAGATTCATGTGATGAATTCACATCTCGACACAGCCTTGAATGGAAGTTCCTGTTTTTAGATCACAG AGCTTCACCAATCATTGGCTATTTACCCTTCGAGGTGCTTGGCACCTCAGGCTATGATTACTATCATGTGGACGACTTGGAGCTTATAGCCCAGTGTCACAAACAAT TGATGCAGTTTGGGAAGGGTAAGTCGTGCTACTATCGCTTTCTGACCAAAGGTCAGCAATGGATTTGGCTGCAGACTCACTACTACATCACATACCACCAGTGGAACTCCAAACCTGAGTTTATCGTCTGTACTCATACTGTTGTCAG TTATGCTGAAGTGCGGGCTGAAAGGAGGAGAGCATTTGGCCTTGAAGAGCTGTCGCCTCCAGAGAACGCTCCATCCTCTGTGAAG GCTCAGGAGCTTTACTTGGACATCTGTTCAACACTGGAGCCTCCACGGGACAGAAACAGTGGCGCACGTTCAGTATCCTCCCACAGCTCCCGGAAGTCCTCCCACACTGCGCTTTCGGACTCTGCAT CTAACTCCTACACAGAGGCCTGCACACCGTCGTGGCAATCCACTTCCATTGGGGCTGAGAAGACGGCAGCCAGACCACAGCCAAGCAGTTCAAAG CaaacgcagcagcagcagcggtcaCCCATGTATCAGCTGCCGCAGTCTCAGATCGGTGTAATGAACCAGCTGAAGGAGCAGCTGGAGGAGAGGACGCGCATTCTGCAAGCTGACATTAAGACGCAGCAGCAGGAGCTGCACGACATTAAAGAGAAGCTTCACCTCGCTAATCTTCAG ATGTTGTTACAGCAGCCGATCCACAATGACTTTGGCCAGGACCAGCCGCCGCTGCAGCAGCAGGGCCCGGGCCGGCCCACACAGCGGAGCCAGTCAGGGGTGATCAGGCAGCTCCCAGGCCACCCCAAGCCCCCGGCCTGTGGAGCCCACGGTTCATCTCCTCACTCACTTATGAGAGAAAATAGCTCTCCTTCAACACAG GTCCAGCAGAGAATTCCACAGACTGGGCCGGTCCAGTCGGTCAGTCTGCCAATGCAGACCAACACCAGTCTGACGATGCCCCTCTATAGTAACCCCATGATGTTCTCTCAGACCAATACGAGGCCTCTGCAGGATGCAAACCAAAGACACACGGACAACGAGTACACCCAAGACGGACAACTACG CATGCTACTGAACCAGCCAATGCAGACACTGGTTCCCACGAGCAGCGTCACATCACAGCCTTCCCAGTGCAACATGGGCATCTCCCAAACCAT ATACACCCTGGAGCAGCAGATCATCGCGCCTCCATTCTCCATGCAGCAGGTCAACTGCAACGCCGTCCTCGTGCCCTCGCCGGTCTTCACCTCCCCCGTGATGATCCCTCATAACAGCTTCATCACACACCAGTCCCAGTCATCGTTCCACACTCAGCCTCAGGCCTCCCAGCACTCCCTGCAGCTACAGCAGCCCCAGCAGTTCTTTCAG ATGCCTCAAGGACTCGGATCGACTCCAGCATTCTTACACACCACTAATGTCCCACAGCAAAGCACTGTGGGATACATCCAGCAGCAGCCGCAGCCGCCTCAGCAACTGCCACAAGCACAACAGCAACAAAGGCAATACCAACATTCCCAAAACCAGACTGGCAGTGTTTCAGACTTCCGAAATCTGCTGACCCGGTAG